Part of the Anopheles gambiae chromosome 3, idAnoGambNW_F1_1, whole genome shotgun sequence genome is shown below.
TCCATCTCTCGTTCGGTAGTTTGCGGTAAGGTGCCGAACCCACCGTTACCGAACAGTTTGCGCGTGATCGGCGGTAACACTTCCGACATCGACCAGTACCCCTGGATGGCTGCGCTCTACTATCGGCAGCAGTTTACCTGCGGTGGAAGTTTGATTAACGATCGCTACATCCTGACGGCGGCACACTGTGTGGCCCGGATGGATGCGGCCGGGTTCGAGGTGTACCTGCGGCGTCCGAACATTGTCACCCTCAACCCCGAAGCCGTACACCGGCGAGTGGCACGGATCGTAATGAACCGCTACCAGGAGCTGCGGAACAACAATGATGTggcgctgctactgctgcaggAGCCCGTCGGGGTTGCGGATGGGCTCGTGCCCATCTGTCTGCCGGTGGATGGGTCGAACTTTGACGGCAAGGAGGCCATCGTTACCGGCTGGGGTACGACGGAGAGTGGGGAGCTGTCGGAGCACCTGCAGCAGCTTACCGTGCCCATACTTACGAACCAGCAGTGCCGGAAGTCGGGTTACTTTCGGTTTCAGATCACGGCGAAAATGTTGTGCGCCGGGTACCTGGAGGGGGGCCGTGATTCGTGCCAAGGTGACAGCGGTGGACCACTGCAGCTGGCGAAGGGTGAAGCGGGCCAGCAGCAGATTGTGGGCGTTGTGTCCTGGGGCAATGAGTGTGCCCAACGAAATTATCCCGGTGTGTACGCGCGAGTTACCCGGTTCGTGAGCTGGATCCGAAGCCACAGTCGGGGGGCTTGCTGGTGCACTAACGGGTAAAGGGATGGAAGATGGAAAACTTTGTGGCTGTGCCGGTGACAGCGAGCAATTAATTTCGAGCAACTCTTCAAGAATGAGGCAGaaggatatgtgtgtgtgtgtgtgtgtgtgtgtgtgtgtgtgtgcgtgtgtgtgtgtgtgagagagagtgtgtgtctgCAGAATGAACCTTTTGGAGTCGTTAGAAAAGATTGTGatgtgaatttttaaaatgggTGGAAAAGCGACTGCACATGAGCGGTGAAGAATGTGTCCCGACCAGAGCAGCTCCAACAGGTGCTTTGTTGTGTTCCCTTCTCGGTAAAGTGTCTTCTGTCGAACGAATCGTTCTTTGAAATCAAATTTAAGTTAAATTTCCTGATTTAAGAGGAACATTCGAAGGAAATGATTCCCTCCCATTCTACAGAAAGCAAGCGATACTCCGTCACGTGCAAACGATAAAACGATAATGATTTGACAGCGGTACCATCAACCGTCAATCCCAGTTTTAAcgtgaataaatattttaaacgaAACTTTCTCGATTGGTTTTTACTTTACTTAGCTGAACCAGCCGCGTACGATGAACACCAACACCGAAGCATTGTACTTCGAAAAGCATTAAATTTGTAGCAGAATCGGTTCGTGGAGCCGTTCTGTTGCAGTTGTAATAGAAAGATTCCTCccctttgttgttgttcttgtctGGGTGATGAATTTATGTCAGTCCAATTGCCGGCGATTGAGGTTCATCGTACACGACTggatggctggctggctggaagATGATTACCATCAATCAAAATGAAATCATAAATCAAATGGTACAAAATTCAGCAGTTCGTGAATAAATCATGCGTTTCgtcttcgctgctgctgctgcttacagTACTTAGTGTAATGAAATTCTTAAAGAGAATAGAAGCGTAGCTTCTGAGATAAATAGAAATGGCATAGCAGAGCAGTGGCAAACAGAAGTTTGGTTTAAaattctaaaatcaataattgCTGCTTTCGTCGTAGATGGGGAGGTCGCTTCAATTTCAAGTGAAAGATTAGCTGATTCCAGGTATATTGATACTGGAGATGGTACAGCTGTATCGGATTTCACGCCCGAGTTTACCGTGCTATGCCTTGATACGAATTTTTAGATAGAAATATATTGATGAagtatttgtttgcttttttagtCAAAACTCTCAAACAACACCTTACATTGAAATAACTACTAACGCCGTATTGGTTACAAAGCGATGAGTATTTTACACGATAAACTTTTCATGGGTAACGAAGGCGATACTATACCTAAGGTTTTTATACAAGCAATGAAAAACTGCTTGGAACAATTAGACATTCACAAAtatcataataataacataCAGTTATGCttcaaattacggacagcTTCAAATTCCGGACATTTGGCATGTCTTTCTTGAATATCTTCAAATCCAGTCCCTGGTCATgccggtttttattttttaataattgccATGATGTactagaataaattaaaaatgtgtctgGCCCCTAGTAGACCCTGATGCTgctgtaaataaatattttctgttGGTATTCGTAGCAGTTTTGCTTCAGAGCCAATGTTATTTCTTCGATAATTCCTTTTAAACGCGTCCACGTGCATTGAGATACATCGGAATCCATAGTTGAAGAAGTTATCAACGCGAAAACAACAGCGTTTTACCATATTGAGTTctgaattttattaaaaaactaTTTAATTATGGTTGGAATACTATCTTATCTTGTTTTAAATTCTAGACAGCCGAAGTAAATTGCGATTTATTGcataaaaacatgtttttacaCAGCGATAAtaacaagaaaacaacgatATTTGAAAATATATGTGGCAAACGCATTGATGGCCTCAAACGGGAAAGGCCGTCAATTCGCGTAGCAGTTCTTGGGTTCCTACGAATCTACGAGTGCGAGAGAAAAACAGCACCCAAACCCCGTTGTTTTAAGACCGATGTTCTGTCGATCTAGGAGGACTCTGACATCCAGAATCAAGAGTCCAGACCTTGAAACAAGTTTTACACTATAAAGGTGTAGTGTGCATGTAAATTTGAAGGTTACAAAAAGAATTTTGAGGCTGTCCAGAATACGAATCAAATCgtccgtaatttgaaacatgagcTCAAAACTGTTcggaaaatgaataaaaaaatcgatgCATTTTCATGAGTTTTTACAATGTTTAGAGTATAATTACTGGAAATCCTTTTTTCTCAAAAGAAGAAGGTTCGCTCTAGTAAAGTGAGTAATACAGAGGCTAGACcgattaaaattgaaataaaaaaatagaaccaaAAATGCCTTAAGTGTCCGTTATTCAGCAGTACGGTATATGATTTTTGTATAGTTTTGTGTTATACTTTGAATTGAGTGAAGGAACTTAAAACATTTAGCTCATGCAATCTTAAAATATATTCTCTAAAATGATAAGTGTGTTAATTAATGCGATCAgttatatttaaattatagTATTAATGAAATGCGATCTGTACAAATGTAAACCCTTAGAAAACGAAAGATCTGTCTAACACCACAAATATtcttgcaaacaaaatcaaattttataaaagttgatgtttagAGGGTTTATAGCAAGTTTTTGCTATTGAGGAAAATAATGGTATAATATATTAGTTAAGGCAACCAACACATATGATTTCTCGAAATTAGCTCAtggttttataaaaataacaatatgtaGGTGTctaaaaagcacaaaaataatcatttatgTTTCCTGCCCCGATAGTGTATTATAGCATATTATAGCatctagttttattttttaatttaatgttttcacTCTTCGAACTACTCTTCGTGGGATCTGTTGATTAGAATCCCGAATTTCATCGAGTTGAGCTCGTATTAAGCTTGGCTCTAGTTGTATAACAAAGAGTGAGTAATCGCAACTATAGTTTGGTTTTTGTAAGAATTATTCATATCATTAATTACCAGAGTTTTTACCAACATTACATACTTCGCCTTACGATACAAATCTACATTATATAGGTTTGTAATGCGTAATACGTAATGTAAAGGATTtcatacagacacacaatgCAGATTCAATCATGGGGGAacgtgtttaatttttaaatgaacaattttactttaaattaGCATAGTCTTGAGTTTGATATGCTATTATAAAACCCTAGCATAGCGCAATTAGgaaatatttataatttcTCTTCTaagttaaaaagaa
Proteins encoded:
- the LOC1275498 gene encoding trypsin-7-like; translation: MRPLYHYCTPLLYCCLVLLVSLCLCAIKTEENSSCPACVCGKVPNPPLPNSLRVIGGNTSDIDQYPWMAALYYRQQFTCGGSLINDRYILTAAHCVARMDAAGFEVYLRRPNIVTLNPEAVHRRVARIVMNRYQELRNNNDVALLLLQEPVGVADGLVPICLPVDGSNFDGKEAIVTGWGTTESGELSEHLQQLTVPILTNQQCRKSGYFRFQITAKMLCAGYLEGGRDSCQGDSGGPLQLAKGEAGQQQIVGVVSWGNECAQRNYPGVYARVTRFVSWIRSHSRGACWCTNG